The following proteins are encoded in a genomic region of Alistipes shahii WAL 8301:
- the hisD gene encoding histidinol dehydrogenase codes for MEILKIHNNPERAEWAALTERFTREEEEITRQVTEILADVKSGGDRSLREVTRRVEGRDPRTFEIPADVRAAAAALIPAALKEALAAAKANIETFHRAQLPPEVDIETMPGVRCVQRAVPIRRVGLYIPGGKAPLFSTVLMLAVPARVAGCGEVILCTPARPDGTIAPEILYAADLCGVDRIFSVGGAQAVAAMAYGTESIPRVDKIFGPGNRYVTKAKQLVGANDVAVDLPAGPSEVLVLADDEASPAFAAADLLSQAEHGGDSQAVLVCPSVEFARDTQRAVGEQLLQLRRGETIREALRQSRIVVLDSREKMIGFANAYAPEHLIISMRDAWDVAAQITAAGSVFIGPWSPESAGDYASGTNHTLPTGGWARAYSGVNTDSFLRKITYQELSRKGLATLSPTVIAMAEAEGLGAHAAAVRVRMKGGVL; via the coding sequence ATGGAAATTCTGAAAATCCACAACAATCCCGAACGCGCCGAGTGGGCCGCCCTCACCGAGCGCTTCACCCGGGAAGAGGAGGAGATCACGCGACAGGTGACCGAAATCCTCGCCGACGTAAAATCCGGCGGCGACCGCTCGCTGCGCGAAGTCACCCGCCGCGTCGAGGGGCGCGATCCCCGGACGTTCGAAATTCCGGCCGACGTGCGCGCCGCAGCCGCCGCGCTCATCCCCGCCGCGCTGAAAGAGGCCCTCGCCGCCGCGAAAGCGAACATCGAGACCTTCCACCGCGCCCAGCTGCCGCCCGAGGTCGACATCGAGACGATGCCGGGCGTCCGGTGCGTGCAGCGCGCCGTGCCGATCCGCCGCGTGGGCCTTTACATCCCGGGCGGCAAGGCGCCGCTCTTCTCCACGGTGCTGATGCTGGCCGTCCCGGCCCGCGTCGCCGGCTGCGGGGAGGTCATCCTCTGCACCCCCGCGCGCCCCGACGGCACGATAGCCCCCGAAATCCTCTATGCCGCCGATCTGTGCGGCGTCGACCGCATCTTCTCCGTCGGCGGGGCGCAGGCCGTGGCGGCCATGGCCTACGGCACGGAGAGCATCCCGCGCGTCGACAAGATTTTCGGTCCCGGCAACCGCTATGTCACCAAGGCCAAGCAACTGGTCGGCGCCAACGACGTGGCCGTCGACCTGCCCGCCGGGCCCTCGGAGGTGCTGGTGCTGGCCGACGACGAAGCGTCGCCCGCCTTCGCCGCCGCCGACCTGCTGTCGCAGGCCGAACACGGAGGCGACAGCCAGGCGGTGCTGGTCTGCCCGTCGGTGGAGTTCGCCCGCGACACCCAGCGGGCCGTCGGCGAACAGCTGCTCCAGCTGCGCCGCGGCGAGACCATCCGCGAGGCGCTGCGCCAGAGCCGCATCGTGGTCCTCGACAGCCGCGAAAAGATGATCGGCTTCGCCAACGCCTACGCCCCCGAGCACCTGATCATCTCGATGCGCGACGCCTGGGACGTCGCGGCGCAGATCACCGCCGCCGGAAGCGTCTTCATCGGCCCCTGGTCGCCCGAAAGCGCCGGGGATTACGCCTCGGGAACCAACCACACGCTGCCCACGGGCGGCTGGGCGCGGGCTTACAGCGGCGTGAACACCGACTCGTTCCTGCGCAAGATCACCTATCAGGAACTCTCGCGCAAGGGGCTTGCGACCCTCTCCCCGACCGTCATCGCCATGGCCGAGGCCGAGGGTCTCGGGGCGCACGCCGCCGCCGTGCGCGTCCGCATGAAAGGAGGTGTGCTGTGA
- the hisC gene encoding histidinol-phosphate transaminase yields MKPLEELVRPNIRALKPYSTARDEFSGGEITTWLDANENPYDNGVNRYPDPHQKLLKQKIAALKGVREEQVFIGNGSDEAIDLCYRIFCRPGVDNAVSIAPTYGMYRVAADINDVEMREVPLGADFSLPADALLAAADERTRLLWLCSPNNPTGNAFPAAGIERLLREFDGMVVLDEAYIDFAAGPGFLARLGEFGNLIVLQTLSKAWGMAGLRLGLAFASEAVAGLFARVKYPYNINSLAQQAVAERLTEDISPQVAEIRAERDRLAPQLAACPAIERVYPSDANFILVRTPDPDRMYDALISAGVIVRNRSRIPGCEGCLRITVGTPAENARMIETVKNFRL; encoded by the coding sequence GTGAAACCGCTCGAAGAACTGGTGCGCCCCAACATCCGGGCGTTGAAACCCTACTCCACGGCCCGCGACGAGTTTTCCGGCGGAGAGATCACGACGTGGCTCGACGCCAACGAAAACCCCTACGACAACGGTGTCAACCGCTACCCCGACCCGCATCAGAAGCTTCTCAAACAGAAGATCGCCGCGCTGAAAGGCGTGCGCGAAGAGCAGGTCTTCATCGGCAACGGCAGCGACGAGGCCATCGACCTCTGCTACCGCATCTTCTGCCGTCCGGGCGTCGACAACGCCGTTTCGATCGCCCCGACCTACGGCATGTACCGCGTCGCCGCCGACATCAACGACGTCGAGATGCGCGAGGTCCCGCTCGGCGCGGACTTCTCGCTTCCGGCCGACGCCCTGCTGGCGGCCGCCGACGAGCGCACCCGTCTGCTGTGGCTCTGCTCCCCGAACAACCCCACGGGCAACGCCTTCCCGGCGGCCGGCATCGAACGGCTGCTCCGCGAATTCGACGGCATGGTCGTCCTCGACGAAGCCTACATCGACTTCGCCGCCGGGCCGGGATTCCTCGCGCGCCTCGGCGAATTCGGGAACCTCATCGTCCTGCAAACCCTCTCGAAGGCGTGGGGCATGGCAGGGCTTCGCCTCGGGCTGGCATTCGCATCGGAAGCCGTCGCCGGACTTTTCGCACGCGTGAAATATCCCTACAACATCAACAGCCTCGCACAGCAGGCCGTCGCCGAACGGCTCACCGAAGACATCTCCCCGCAGGTGGCCGAAATCCGCGCCGAGCGCGACCGGCTCGCGCCGCAGCTCGCGGCCTGCCCCGCCATCGAGCGGGTCTACCCTTCGGATGCCAATTTCATCCTGGTCCGCACCCCCGATCCCGACCGCATGTACGACGCGCTGATCTCGGCCGGGGTCATCGTCCGCAACCGCTCGCGCATCCCGGGCTGCGAAGGATGCCTGCGCATCACCGTCGGAACCCCCGCGGAGAACGCCCGGATGATAGAAACCGTCAAAAACTTCCGATTATGA
- the hisB gene encoding bifunctional histidinol-phosphatase/imidazoleglycerol-phosphate dehydratase HisB, with translation MKKALFIDRDGTIIAEPADEQIDSLEKLAFVPGAISALKALTGLGFDLVLATNQDGLGTPSFPEDTFWPAHNKMLATLGGEGVAFDDQLIDRTFEADAAPTRKPRTGMFGRYTGGEYDLAASYVIGDRATDILLARNLGARGILLAPPAEGLRTLEEAGAADACALITDSWSEIAEFIRRGERRAEIRRETRETQITVRLDLDGRGDFNGQISTGLRFLDHMLAQIAHHGGVALAVDARGDLDIDEHHTMEDVAITLGEAVDRALGAKAGIARYGFALPMDDCRALTLLDFGGRIDFEWDASFRRERVGDVPTEMFRHFFHSFACAARCNLQISARGDNDHHKAEAVFKAFARALRMAVAHIPFDYTVPSSKGVL, from the coding sequence ATGAAAAAAGCCCTCTTCATCGACCGCGACGGCACGATCATCGCCGAACCCGCCGACGAACAGATCGACAGCCTCGAAAAACTCGCGTTCGTACCCGGAGCCATCTCCGCCCTGAAGGCGCTCACGGGCCTCGGGTTCGACCTCGTGCTGGCCACCAACCAGGACGGGCTCGGCACCCCGTCCTTCCCCGAGGATACCTTTTGGCCGGCGCATAACAAAATGCTCGCGACGCTCGGCGGCGAGGGCGTCGCGTTCGACGACCAGCTGATCGACCGCACGTTCGAGGCCGACGCCGCCCCCACGCGCAAACCCCGGACAGGGATGTTCGGCCGCTACACGGGCGGCGAATACGACCTCGCGGCGAGCTACGTCATCGGCGACCGCGCGACCGACATCCTGCTGGCCCGCAACCTCGGGGCGCGGGGCATCCTGCTCGCTCCCCCCGCCGAAGGGCTGCGGACGCTGGAGGAAGCCGGCGCCGCCGACGCCTGTGCGCTGATCACCGACTCGTGGAGCGAAATCGCCGAATTCATCCGCCGCGGCGAACGCCGGGCCGAAATCCGGCGCGAGACCCGCGAGACGCAGATCACCGTCCGCCTCGACCTCGACGGCCGCGGGGATTTCAACGGCCAAATCTCCACGGGCCTGCGCTTTCTGGACCACATGCTCGCGCAGATCGCCCACCACGGCGGCGTCGCGCTGGCCGTCGACGCGCGGGGCGATCTGGACATCGACGAACACCACACGATGGAGGACGTGGCCATCACGCTGGGCGAGGCCGTCGACCGCGCGCTGGGCGCGAAGGCCGGGATCGCCCGCTACGGCTTCGCCCTGCCGATGGACGACTGCCGGGCGCTGACGCTGCTCGACTTCGGGGGCCGCATCGACTTCGAGTGGGACGCCTCGTTCCGCCGCGAGCGGGTTGGCGACGTTCCGACCGAAATGTTCCGCCACTTCTTCCACTCGTTCGCATGCGCCGCGCGGTGCAACCTCCAAATCTCGGCCCGCGGCGACAACGACCACCACAAGGCCGAGGCCGTCTTCAAGGCCTTCGCCCGCGCCCTGCGCATGGCCGTGGCGCACATCCCGTTCGATTACACCGTCCCCAGCAGCAAAGGAGTCCTATGA
- the hisH gene encoding imidazole glycerol phosphate synthase subunit HisH, which produces MIAVVDYATGNLRSVADALRRAGAEFTLTADPALLRGADKVILPGVGEASSAMSQLRERGLDTVIPSLTQPVLGICIGMQLMCLSSEEGDARCMGIFPTQVLRLPATAADGARLKVPHVGWDTITSLRSPLFDETAGETYVYYVHSFAAEPCAATIATTDYGRPFSAALGSGNFFGTQFHPEKSGAAGARILLNFLNL; this is translated from the coding sequence ATGATAGCCGTCGTCGATTACGCCACGGGCAACCTGCGGTCGGTTGCCGACGCCCTTCGCCGCGCAGGGGCCGAATTCACGCTCACGGCCGATCCCGCCCTGCTGCGCGGGGCCGACAAAGTGATCCTCCCGGGAGTCGGCGAGGCCTCGTCGGCCATGTCGCAGCTCCGCGAGCGGGGACTCGACACGGTGATCCCCTCGCTCACGCAGCCCGTCCTGGGCATCTGCATCGGCATGCAGCTGATGTGCCTTTCGAGCGAGGAGGGCGACGCCCGCTGCATGGGCATCTTCCCGACGCAGGTCCTGCGGCTTCCGGCCACGGCGGCCGACGGCGCGCGGCTCAAAGTCCCCCACGTGGGCTGGGACACAATCACCTCGCTCCGCTCGCCGCTGTTCGACGAAACGGCCGGGGAAACCTATGTATATTACGTCCACTCCTTCGCCGCCGAACCCTGCGCCGCAACCATCGCCACGACCGACTACGGTCGCCCGTTCAGCGCGGCGCTCGGGAGCGGCAACTTCTTCGGCACGCAGTTCCACCCCGAAAAAAGCGGTGCGGCGGGCGCGCGGATTTTACTCAATTTTCTAAACCTCTGA
- the hisA gene encoding 1-(5-phosphoribosyl)-5-[(5-phosphoribosylamino)methylideneamino]imidazole-4-carboxamide isomerase has product MIEIIPATDIIGGQCVRLTQGDYASRKTYYRDPLEAAFRFEEAGIRRLHMVDLDGAKASEPRNLAVLERIAARTSLEVQYGGGIKSREALHSVFDAGARRAICGSVAVRRPDLFAAWLAEFGPGRLILGADVRNGAVAIEGWLESSTLSAPELIGRFIPQGLTQVICTDISRDGMLCGPSAAFYADLQGRFPTVEITVSGGISSMSDIEELDRQGLRSVIVGKALYEGRITLKDLARCLPNA; this is encoded by the coding sequence ATGATCGAAATCATACCCGCAACGGACATCATCGGCGGCCAGTGCGTGCGCCTCACGCAGGGCGACTACGCCAGCCGGAAGACCTACTACCGCGACCCGCTCGAAGCGGCGTTCCGCTTCGAGGAGGCGGGCATCCGCCGCCTGCACATGGTCGACCTCGACGGCGCGAAGGCCTCGGAGCCGCGCAACCTCGCCGTGCTGGAACGCATCGCCGCGCGGACCTCGCTCGAAGTGCAGTACGGCGGGGGCATCAAGAGCCGCGAGGCCCTGCACAGCGTCTTCGACGCCGGAGCGCGCCGCGCCATCTGCGGCAGCGTCGCCGTCCGCCGGCCCGACCTTTTCGCCGCATGGCTCGCGGAGTTCGGCCCCGGGCGGCTGATCCTCGGGGCCGACGTCCGCAACGGCGCGGTGGCCATCGAGGGCTGGCTGGAAAGTTCGACGCTCTCGGCCCCCGAGCTGATCGGGCGATTCATTCCGCAGGGGCTTACGCAGGTTATCTGCACCGACATCTCCCGCGACGGCATGCTCTGCGGCCCCTCGGCAGCCTTCTACGCCGACCTGCAAGGCCGCTTCCCGACGGTGGAGATCACCGTCAGCGGCGGCATCTCTTCGATGTCGGACATCGAAGAGTTAGACCGGCAGGGCCTGCGGAGCGTCATCGTCGGCAAAGCCCTCTACGAAGGGCGCATCACCCTCAAAGACCTCGCGCGATGCTTGCCAAACGCATAA
- the hisF gene encoding imidazole glycerol phosphate synthase subunit HisF — protein MLAKRIIPCLDIRDGQTVKGINFVGLRQVGDPVELGAKYAAEGADELVYLDISASEEGRRTFTELVARIAARIDIPFTVGGGISSVDDASRLLDAGADKITLNSAAVANPALIDAIAARYGSQFVVAAIDARTVDGRWVVTTHGGRRPTQRELFAWAAEAADRGAGEILFTSMDHDGTKNGYPCDTFARLAELPVPIIASGGAGTADHIADVLTLGRADAALAASIFHYNEIPIPVLKRELKKRNINVRL, from the coding sequence ATGCTTGCCAAACGCATAATCCCCTGCCTCGACATCCGCGACGGACAGACCGTCAAGGGCATCAACTTCGTGGGACTGCGCCAGGTCGGCGATCCCGTGGAGCTGGGTGCGAAATACGCCGCCGAAGGGGCCGACGAACTGGTCTACCTCGACATCAGCGCCTCGGAGGAGGGACGCCGCACCTTCACGGAGCTGGTCGCGCGCATCGCCGCGCGCATCGACATCCCGTTCACCGTCGGAGGCGGCATCTCGTCGGTCGACGACGCCTCCAGGCTGCTCGACGCCGGAGCCGACAAGATCACCCTCAACAGCGCCGCCGTGGCCAACCCCGCGCTGATCGACGCCATCGCCGCCAGATACGGCTCGCAGTTCGTCGTCGCGGCCATCGACGCCCGGACCGTCGACGGCCGCTGGGTCGTCACGACCCACGGAGGCCGACGCCCCACCCAGCGCGAACTCTTCGCCTGGGCCGCCGAGGCCGCCGACCGCGGCGCGGGCGAAATCCTCTTCACCTCGATGGACCACGACGGCACGAAGAACGGCTACCCGTGCGACACCTTCGCGCGGCTGGCGGAACTGCCCGTCCCGATCATCGCCTCGGGCGGCGCGGGCACGGCGGACCACATCGCCGACGTGCTGACCCTCGGCCGTGCCGACGCGGCGTTGGCCGCCAGCATCTTCCATTACAACGAGATTCCGATACCCGTATTGAAGCGGGAGTTGAAGAAACGCAACATAAACGTCAGATTATAA
- the hisIE gene encoding bifunctional phosphoribosyl-AMP cyclohydrolase/phosphoribosyl-ATP diphosphatase HisIE produces MKIEGKPFSAFDAAKLPGGLVPAVIQDDRTLQVLMLGYMNREAYEKSLAEGRVTFYSRSRQRLWTKGETSGNWLDIVSVAADCDCDTLLIRVIPHGPTCHTGSKTCFGEAVPETEGFIRYLQSVIRGRHAEMPEGSYTSKLFNRGVNKIAQKVGEEAVETVIEAVAQNREAMIYEASDLVYHLLVLLEATGCSIADLEKELARRHS; encoded by the coding sequence ATGAAAATCGAAGGAAAACCGTTTTCGGCGTTCGACGCCGCAAAACTCCCCGGCGGACTCGTCCCCGCCGTCATTCAGGACGACCGCACCCTCCAGGTCCTCATGCTGGGCTACATGAACCGCGAAGCCTATGAAAAAAGCCTCGCCGAAGGCCGCGTCACGTTTTACAGCCGCTCGCGCCAGCGTCTCTGGACCAAGGGCGAGACCAGCGGCAACTGGCTCGACATCGTGTCGGTGGCCGCCGACTGCGACTGCGACACGCTGCTCATCCGCGTCATCCCCCACGGCCCGACCTGCCACACGGGGTCGAAAACCTGCTTCGGAGAGGCCGTGCCCGAAACCGAAGGTTTCATCCGCTACCTGCAAAGCGTCATCCGGGGACGTCACGCCGAGATGCCCGAAGGCTCCTACACCTCGAAGCTCTTCAACCGCGGCGTGAACAAGATCGCGCAGAAGGTCGGCGAGGAGGCTGTGGAGACCGTCATCGAGGCCGTGGCCCAGAACCGCGAGGCGATGATCTACGAGGCTTCGGACCTCGTCTACCACCTGCTCGTGCTGCTCGAAGCCACCGGATGCTCGATCGCCGACCTCGAAAAAGAGTTGGCGCGCAGGCACTCCTGA
- a CDS encoding sigma-70 family RNA polymerase sigma factor, giving the protein MKTVITSEYEALFRQHFRLATLYAERIVGSAHEAEDIVQEVFIALLDVDFSQIRQKESYLYRCVRNAALDHLHARMKNRFYDINSKETVRLAAEENAPGDEQAMIEQIAAIYRRIEALPEQGRRIFKMICIEHKSYVETARLLSLSLHTVKTHMSRSFKALRKISMFFLTLF; this is encoded by the coding sequence ATGAAAACCGTAATCACATCCGAATACGAAGCCCTGTTCCGCCAACATTTCCGGCTGGCGACGCTCTATGCCGAACGCATCGTCGGTTCGGCACACGAAGCCGAGGACATCGTGCAGGAGGTCTTCATCGCGCTGCTCGACGTCGATTTCAGCCAGATCCGCCAGAAGGAGAGCTATCTCTACCGCTGCGTGCGCAACGCGGCGCTCGACCACCTGCACGCCCGGATGAAGAACCGCTTCTACGACATCAACTCGAAGGAGACGGTGCGCCTGGCCGCCGAAGAGAACGCCCCCGGCGACGAACAGGCTATGATCGAGCAGATTGCGGCCATCTACCGCCGGATCGAGGCGCTGCCCGAACAGGGACGCCGCATCTTCAAGATGATCTGCATCGAGCACAAAAGCTACGTCGAGACGGCCCGCCTGCTTTCGCTCTCGCTCCACACCGTGAAGACCCACATGTCGCGCTCGTTCAAAGCCCTGCGCAAAATATCGATGTTCTTCCTCACGCTTTTTTAG
- a CDS encoding FecR family protein: protein MSFENQIKEILKARLEGTATEEELAILREWLDRSPQNRELAELLEESAENLPLLGRIYGYDEQRVWGNIRKAARKRRMRMLAATARKYAAVAAVAALLAGGGWWTLGRRAERLARQAYIEQLTPGVRGAVLTLSSGENVALEAGGRRMLVEQDGTRLEIAGEELAYHKVEAEQEIPMTNTVTVPRGKEFSLRLSDGTQVWLNSESSLVFPVRFGDGPREVTVTGEAYFDVAHDASRRFVVHADTVSVSVYGTAFNISSYADEGAIETTLVRGSVEVRSGHRRAMLQPGQQARVGREGAIFDVRQVAAEDYAAWTRGLFTFNDETIASICRKLSRWYGVEIVPRGVDADKVRYTGVVKRYETFAEMARLLARTDQIRADVEEGKIVLCIDRDDD from the coding sequence ATGAGTTTCGAAAACCAGATCAAAGAAATACTCAAAGCCCGCCTCGAGGGAACCGCCACCGAAGAGGAACTGGCGATCCTCCGGGAGTGGCTCGACCGCTCGCCGCAGAACCGGGAGTTGGCGGAACTGCTGGAGGAGTCGGCGGAGAACCTTCCGCTGCTGGGCCGGATATACGGCTACGACGAACAGCGCGTATGGGGCAACATCCGCAAGGCGGCCCGCAAGCGCCGGATGCGCATGCTGGCTGCCACGGCCCGGAAATACGCGGCGGTCGCCGCCGTGGCGGCGCTGCTGGCCGGCGGCGGCTGGTGGACGCTCGGCCGCCGGGCCGAACGGCTCGCACGGCAGGCTTACATCGAGCAGCTGACGCCCGGGGTGCGGGGCGCCGTGCTGACCCTTTCGTCGGGCGAGAACGTCGCGCTCGAAGCGGGCGGGCGGCGGATGCTCGTCGAACAGGACGGCACGCGCCTCGAGATCGCCGGCGAGGAGCTGGCCTACCACAAGGTGGAGGCCGAGCAGGAGATTCCGATGACGAACACCGTCACCGTACCGCGCGGCAAGGAGTTCTCGCTCCGCCTCTCGGACGGCACGCAGGTATGGCTCAACTCCGAGTCGAGCCTCGTCTTCCCGGTCCGCTTCGGCGACGGGCCGCGCGAGGTGACCGTGACGGGCGAAGCCTACTTCGACGTGGCGCACGACGCCTCGCGGCGGTTCGTGGTCCACGCCGACACGGTTTCCGTAAGCGTCTACGGCACGGCGTTCAACATCTCGTCCTACGCCGACGAGGGCGCGATCGAGACCACGCTCGTGAGGGGCAGCGTCGAGGTGCGGAGCGGACACCGCCGCGCAATGCTCCAGCCGGGCCAGCAGGCCCGCGTGGGGCGCGAAGGGGCTATCTTCGACGTGCGGCAGGTCGCCGCCGAAGATTACGCCGCCTGGACCCGGGGACTGTTCACCTTCAACGACGAGACGATCGCCTCGATATGCCGCAAACTCTCGCGCTGGTACGGCGTGGAGATCGTCCCGCGGGGCGTCGACGCCGACAAGGTGCGCTACACGGGCGTCGTGAAACGCTACGAAACCTTTGCCGAAATGGCCCGTCTGCTGGCGCGCACCGATCAGATACGCGCCGATGTCGAGGAGGGGAAGATCGTGCTCTGCATCGACCGTGACGACGATTGA